A region of Acidimicrobiales bacterium DNA encodes the following proteins:
- a CDS encoding HAD-IIA family hydrolase, which yields MTWALDLDGVVWLADTPIPGAAEAVDRLRRRGERVVFLTNNSSPTVDHYVDKLGRMGIPTAATDVVTSAQAAARLLEPGTTALLCAGPGVEEALAERGVRVVRHGNADAVVVGWHRDFDFDRLAAATAAIHGGARLIGTNEDATYPTPEGELPGGGALLAAVATAGGVVPVVAGKPHEPMAALVAERVGAVDVMVGDRPSTDGLFARRLGARFALVLSGVTSADDLPVVPEPDEVASGVADLVA from the coding sequence ATGACGTGGGCGCTCGACCTCGACGGCGTGGTGTGGTTGGCCGATACCCCGATCCCCGGCGCGGCCGAGGCCGTCGACCGTTTGCGCCGCCGTGGCGAGCGGGTCGTGTTCCTCACCAACAACTCCTCGCCGACCGTCGACCACTACGTCGACAAGCTCGGCCGCATGGGCATCCCGACCGCCGCCACCGACGTGGTCACCTCGGCCCAAGCGGCGGCCCGGCTGCTGGAACCGGGCACCACCGCGCTGTTGTGCGCCGGGCCGGGGGTGGAAGAGGCGCTGGCCGAACGAGGGGTGCGGGTGGTGCGCCACGGCAACGCCGATGCCGTGGTGGTGGGCTGGCACCGAGACTTCGACTTCGACCGGCTGGCGGCCGCCACCGCGGCGATCCACGGCGGCGCCCGCTTGATCGGCACCAATGAGGACGCCACCTACCCCACGCCCGAGGGCGAGTTGCCGGGCGGCGGGGCGTTGCTTGCTGCGGTGGCGACGGCCGGCGGCGTCGTGCCAGTTGTGGCGGGCAAGCCGCACGAGCCCATGGCCGCGCTGGTCGCCGAGCGGGTCGGTGCCGTCGACGTCATGGTCGGTGATCGGCCCTCGACCGACGGCCTGTTCGCCCGCCGCCTCGGCGCCCGGTTCGCCCTCGTGCTCAGCGGGGTGACGTCGGCCGACGACCTGCCCGTAGTGCCCGAGCCCGACGAGGTGGCGTCAGGCGTAGCTGACCTGGTGGCCTGA